The following coding sequences are from one Roseofilum reptotaenium CS-1145 window:
- a CDS encoding GUN4 domain-containing protein: MEEVETRFEVRLIQLSEQVDRLTTEQDNLKAQLAQMKASGLSNTIPAQPAPPADTQPLQSGTQPDAPSDDIPLQSSSGQDYLRLDFLFRNGRWKEAHEETCLHLVKVAKKKGLGYIGLDDWKTLSSEDLQIIERLWLKYSHGKFGFSLQSQFYKQVGGNLESRDVVFTDLGHIVGWYNDRGWIRSNELIFDPEKAVKGHLPYLQGVPASIYKIFLFREEWSQFPAIPDLEIQTRQFAEKERIRSSDLYKEEVAREREGERETLIDAFLKDKFTEIDEELLAIKPKMIALPTGKFANALLKLGQWSREQLLEYLQT; the protein is encoded by the coding sequence ATGGAAGAGGTAGAAACTCGTTTTGAGGTGCGTTTGATCCAACTTTCGGAACAGGTGGATCGGTTAACGACAGAACAGGACAATCTAAAAGCACAGCTTGCTCAGATGAAAGCATCTGGTTTATCCAATACGATACCCGCACAACCTGCTCCCCCTGCTGACACTCAACCCTTGCAGTCAGGGACTCAACCGGATGCACCCTCAGATGATATCCCCTTACAATCTTCTTCTGGACAAGATTATCTACGGTTAGATTTTCTGTTCAGGAATGGACGATGGAAAGAAGCGCACGAAGAAACATGCTTACATTTGGTTAAGGTGGCAAAGAAAAAGGGTTTGGGTTATATCGGGTTAGATGACTGGAAAACACTTAGCTCTGAAGATTTGCAGATTATTGAGCGTCTTTGGCTGAAATATAGTCATGGCAAATTTGGCTTTAGTCTTCAAAGTCAATTTTATAAGCAAGTGGGAGGCAACCTGGAATCTAGAGATGTAGTCTTTACAGATCTGGGACATATTGTCGGTTGGTATAACGATCGAGGTTGGATTAGGTCTAATGAATTGATCTTCGATCCTGAAAAAGCGGTAAAAGGACATTTACCTTATCTACAAGGAGTACCAGCATCTATCTATAAAATTTTTCTGTTTCGTGAGGAATGGTCTCAATTTCCAGCCATTCCAGACCTTGAAATACAAACGAGACAGTTTGCCGAAAAAGAACGGATTAGATCTTCTGACTTGTACAAAGAAGAAGTTGCCAGGGAACGGGAAGGAGAGCGAGAAACTCTCATCGATGCCTTTTTAAAGGACAAATTTACCGAAATTGATGAAGAACTCTTAGCCATCAAGCCAAAAATGATCGCCCTTCCCACAGGG